Proteins encoded within one genomic window of Micromonospora halotolerans:
- the hutI gene encoding imidazolonepropionase codes for MSPGDRRHRPVRPGDPVRPAPRNSGSLLVDNIGELVTNDTGGEGGPLGIRRDAAVLVEDGQVAWIGPARYAPAADRRIDAEGAAVLPGFVDSHAHLVFAGDRAAEFAARMAGEPYTGGGIRTTVGATRAASDDQLRDTVRRLRGEAMRQGTTTVEIKSGYGLTVADEARSLRVAAEFTEDTTFLGAHVVPAEYADRPDDYVGLVCGPMLAAAAPHARWIDVFCERGAFDVDHARAILACGQAVGLGVRVHANQLGPGPGVRLGVELGAASVDHCTHLTDADVGALAASETVATLLPGAEFSTRSPYPDARRLLDAGVTVALATDCNPGSSYTSSMPFCIALAVREMRMTPAEAVWAATAGGAAALRRDDVGRLARGARADLMILDAPSHLHLAYRPGVPLIRQVLHNGVPQCRP; via the coding sequence ATGAGCCCGGGCGACCGGCGGCACCGACCGGTGCGACCGGGCGACCCGGTGCGGCCGGCACCGCGGAACAGCGGCAGCCTGCTGGTCGACAACATCGGGGAACTGGTCACCAACGACACCGGCGGCGAGGGCGGGCCGCTCGGCATCCGCCGGGACGCCGCCGTACTGGTCGAGGACGGGCAGGTGGCCTGGATCGGCCCGGCCCGGTACGCCCCGGCCGCCGACCGGCGGATCGACGCCGAGGGCGCCGCCGTGCTGCCCGGCTTCGTGGACAGCCACGCCCACCTGGTCTTCGCGGGCGACCGGGCCGCCGAGTTCGCCGCCCGGATGGCCGGCGAGCCCTACACCGGGGGCGGCATCCGGACCACCGTCGGCGCCACCCGGGCCGCCTCCGACGATCAGCTGCGGGACACCGTCCGGCGGCTGCGCGGCGAGGCGATGCGGCAGGGCACCACCACAGTCGAGATCAAGAGCGGGTACGGGCTGACCGTCGCCGATGAGGCCCGCTCGCTGCGGGTCGCCGCCGAGTTCACCGAGGACACCACGTTCCTCGGCGCGCACGTGGTCCCCGCCGAGTACGCCGACCGCCCCGACGACTACGTGGGCCTGGTGTGCGGGCCGATGCTGGCCGCCGCCGCGCCCCACGCGCGCTGGATCGACGTGTTCTGCGAGCGGGGCGCCTTCGACGTGGACCACGCCCGGGCGATCCTCGCCTGCGGGCAGGCCGTCGGGCTGGGGGTGCGGGTGCACGCCAACCAGCTCGGCCCCGGCCCGGGCGTGCGGCTCGGGGTGGAGCTGGGCGCGGCCAGCGTGGACCACTGCACGCACCTGACCGACGCCGACGTCGGCGCGCTCGCCGCCTCGGAGACGGTCGCCACGCTGCTGCCCGGGGCGGAGTTCTCCACCCGGTCCCCGTATCCGGACGCGCGTCGGCTGCTCGACGCGGGCGTCACCGTGGCGCTCGCCACCGACTGCAACCCCGGGTCGTCGTACACGTCGTCCATGCCGTTCTGCATCGCCCTCGCCGTACGCGAGATGCGGATGACCCCGGCGGAGGCGGTGTGGGCCGCGACGGCCGGCGGGGCGGCGGCGCTGCGCCGCGACGACGTGGGGCGGCTCGCGCGGGGCGCGCGGGCCGACCTGATGATCCTCGACGCCCCGTCCCACCTGCACCTGGCCTACCGGCCGGGTGTCCCGCTGATCCGCCAGGTTCTGCACAACGGAGTACCGCAATGTCGACCGTAG
- a CDS encoding formimidoylglutamate deiminase gives MTRWLAEYAWLPDHAEPTPDVLIEAEAGRVTAVTPLVGGGAAPAGVEVLGDAVRLPGLTLPGLANAHSHAFHRALRGRTHGGRGDFWSWRDVMYDVAARLDPDSYLALARAAYAEMALAGITCVGEFHYLHHGPEGRPYADPNAMSAALVEAAAHAGIRLTLLDTAYLTASVDGAELVGTQRRFGDGDALRWVERVDAFRPENDHARLGAAIHSVRAVPAEQLATVAGWADRNGVPLHVHLSEQPAENDACRAVHGCTPTRLLADHGVLGPHTTAVHATHPTSADVALLGDSRTGVCLCPTTERDLADGIGPARRMAEAGSPLSLGSDSHAVVDLFEEARAVELDERLRTRRRGHFSPAELFTAATVAGHAALGWGDAGRLSVGDRADLVTVRLDSARTAGVPPVGAFFAATAADVTHVVVDGRTVVADGRHRTVDVPTELRHAIQDVTA, from the coding sequence CTGACCCGCTGGCTGGCCGAGTACGCCTGGCTGCCCGACCACGCCGAGCCCACCCCCGACGTGCTGATCGAGGCCGAGGCCGGGCGGGTCACCGCGGTCACCCCGCTGGTCGGCGGTGGCGCGGCCCCCGCCGGGGTCGAGGTGCTCGGCGACGCGGTACGGCTGCCCGGGCTGACCCTGCCCGGCCTGGCCAACGCCCACTCGCACGCCTTCCACCGGGCGCTGCGCGGGCGCACCCACGGCGGGCGGGGCGACTTCTGGAGCTGGCGGGACGTCATGTACGACGTGGCGGCCCGGCTCGACCCCGACTCGTACCTGGCCCTGGCCCGGGCCGCGTACGCGGAGATGGCCCTCGCGGGGATCACCTGCGTGGGCGAGTTCCACTACCTGCACCACGGCCCGGAGGGCCGGCCGTACGCCGACCCGAACGCCATGTCGGCCGCGCTGGTCGAGGCCGCCGCGCACGCCGGGATCCGGCTCACCCTGCTGGACACCGCGTACCTGACCGCGAGCGTGGACGGCGCGGAGCTGGTCGGGACGCAGCGCCGGTTCGGTGACGGCGACGCGCTGCGCTGGGTCGAGCGCGTCGACGCGTTCCGCCCCGAGAACGACCACGCCCGGCTGGGCGCGGCCATCCACTCGGTCCGCGCGGTGCCCGCCGAGCAGCTCGCCACCGTGGCCGGCTGGGCCGACCGCAACGGCGTGCCGCTGCACGTGCACCTCTCCGAGCAGCCGGCCGAGAACGACGCCTGCCGGGCCGTGCACGGCTGCACACCGACCCGGCTGCTGGCCGACCACGGGGTGCTCGGCCCGCACACCACGGCGGTGCACGCCACCCACCCGACCAGCGCCGACGTCGCGCTGCTCGGGGACAGCCGGACCGGGGTGTGCCTCTGCCCCACCACCGAGCGGGACCTGGCCGACGGGATCGGGCCGGCCCGGCGGATGGCCGAGGCGGGCAGCCCGCTCAGCCTGGGCAGCGACAGCCACGCCGTGGTGGACCTCTTCGAGGAGGCCCGCGCCGTGGAGCTGGACGAGCGCCTGCGCACGCGCCGGCGGGGGCACTTCAGCCCGGCCGAGCTGTTCACCGCGGCCACCGTCGCCGGGCACGCCGCGCTCGGCTGGGGCGACGCGGGCCGGCTGTCGGTCGGCGACCGGGCCGACCTCGTGACGGTACGGCTGGACAGCGCCCGCACCGCAGGGGTGCCGCCGGTCGGCGCGTTCTTCGCGGCCACCGCCGCCGACGTGACCCACGTGGTGGTCGACGGGCGGACGGTCGTGGCCGACGGCCGGCACCGGACCGTGGACGTCCCCACCGAGCTGCGGCACGCCATCCAGGACGTGACGGCATGA